The following are encoded together in the Actinoplanes sp. N902-109 genome:
- a CDS encoding NUDIX domain-containing protein codes for MKVRRIGAYGLCRDDAGRVLLAHNSQLSAFPGLWTLPGGGVEQGEHPDAAVVREFQEETGLRVRITAVHSVTADVFRLPGTDMWEHTDRIIYDVEIVGGDLRDELAGTTDRVAWVTPGELELMPFTAGVLGLPVPPSDVPDDPGEEPVRSNQRFGAYGIVTDPDGRVLLTRIATGYPGAGLWHLPGGGTDHGETPEAALARELVEETGQHGRVTALLGVSHRHDPAALGPEGVPVDWHVVRVLFRVHVDQPTDPRVLEPDGGSTSAVGWFDQVTAREMALTEVTAQALEQLAGESVHR; via the coding sequence GTGAAGGTCAGACGGATCGGGGCCTACGGGCTGTGTCGGGACGACGCGGGACGGGTGCTGCTCGCCCACAACTCGCAGCTCTCGGCGTTCCCCGGGCTTTGGACGCTGCCGGGTGGCGGGGTCGAGCAGGGCGAGCACCCCGACGCCGCCGTCGTGCGCGAGTTCCAGGAAGAGACCGGGCTGCGCGTACGGATCACCGCGGTGCACTCGGTGACCGCAGACGTGTTCCGGCTGCCGGGCACCGACATGTGGGAACACACCGACCGGATCATCTACGACGTCGAGATCGTCGGCGGGGACCTGCGCGACGAGCTGGCCGGCACCACCGACCGGGTCGCGTGGGTCACTCCGGGTGAGCTTGAGCTCATGCCGTTCACCGCGGGTGTGCTCGGGCTGCCGGTGCCGCCTTCCGACGTGCCCGACGACCCGGGCGAGGAGCCGGTGCGGTCGAATCAGCGCTTCGGGGCGTACGGCATCGTCACGGACCCGGACGGCCGGGTGCTGCTCACCCGGATAGCCACCGGATATCCCGGGGCTGGGTTGTGGCATCTGCCCGGCGGCGGGACCGACCACGGTGAGACCCCGGAGGCCGCCCTCGCCCGCGAGCTGGTCGAGGAGACCGGCCAGCACGGCCGGGTGACCGCTCTGCTGGGCGTCTCGCACCGGCACGACCCGGCGGCGCTGGGGCCCGAGGGGGTGCCCGTCGACTGGCACGTGGTGCGGGTCCTCTTCCGGGTGCATGTCGATCAGCCGACCGACCCGCGGGTGCTGGAGCCGGACGGCGGGTCGACGAGCGCGGTCGGCTGGTTCGACCAGGTCACCGCGCGGGAGATGGCGCTGACGGAGGTGACCGCGCAGGCGCTCGAGCAGCTCGCGGGGGAAAGCGTTCATCGGTGA
- a CDS encoding phosphatidylcholine/phosphatidylserine synthase: protein MPRTPWRRRRTTDSPRPAGRRWAGRLRRGGSLARQALLVRVGRRSGDNTGRAATATRAEVIYTGTELAPYAAGRGRKVAISGAPLSHGPVAMAQPVGTAEATAQQPASLLPGEHTIRRRVSFALVNACTLASLGLGLLAIFLAMNGEPRIAAGFLVGCVAFDGLDGALARRLGVSSPFGAQMDSLADMCSFGLAAPIVVYASLADSVPMAAAGIACVLVAACAAIRLARFNVSPKDGKFFSGVPTTMAAAVLALTVLIGLPLPGIAVVGGVAVLAFAMVSSFPYAKLARILKLPPWLWLLPVVGALVDPRLTFVLAVGTYLFSGPVMWLKAKRS from the coding sequence GTGCCGAGAACCCCTTGGCGCCGGCGTCGAACGACGGATAGTCCCCGTCCCGCCGGACGTCGTTGGGCAGGCCGGCTGCGCCGCGGCGGAAGTCTCGCCCGGCAGGCCCTGCTGGTGCGCGTGGGGCGCCGATCCGGTGACAACACCGGCCGCGCTGCCACCGCCACCCGGGCCGAGGTGATCTACACCGGCACGGAGCTCGCTCCGTACGCCGCCGGGCGGGGCCGCAAGGTCGCGATCTCCGGCGCCCCCCTCAGTCACGGCCCGGTCGCGATGGCCCAGCCGGTCGGCACCGCCGAGGCGACCGCCCAGCAGCCCGCCTCGCTGCTGCCGGGCGAGCACACCATCCGCCGCCGGGTGAGCTTCGCCCTGGTCAACGCATGCACCCTGGCCAGCCTCGGGCTCGGCCTGCTGGCGATCTTCCTGGCCATGAACGGCGAGCCGCGGATCGCCGCCGGCTTCCTGGTGGGCTGTGTCGCGTTCGACGGCCTCGACGGTGCGCTGGCCCGCCGCCTGGGCGTGTCCAGCCCGTTCGGCGCGCAGATGGACTCGCTCGCCGACATGTGCTCGTTCGGCCTCGCCGCACCGATCGTCGTCTACGCCTCGCTGGCCGACTCCGTGCCCATGGCCGCCGCCGGCATCGCCTGTGTGCTGGTCGCCGCGTGCGCAGCCATCCGCCTCGCGCGGTTCAACGTCTCACCCAAGGACGGCAAGTTCTTCTCCGGCGTGCCGACCACCATGGCCGCCGCGGTGCTGGCCCTGACCGTGCTGATCGGCCTGCCCCTGCCGGGCATCGCGGTGGTCGGCGGGGTCGCGGTGCTGGCCTTCGCGATGGTCTCCAGCTTCCCGTACGCCAAGCTCGCCCGCATCCTCAAGCTGCCGCCGTGGCTGTGGCTGCTCCCGGTGGTCGGCGCGCTGGTCGACCCCCGGCTCACCTTCGTGCTGGCCGTCGGCACGTACCTGTTCAGCGGCCCGGTGATGTGGCTCAAGGCCAAGCGTTCCTGA
- a CDS encoding phosphatidylserine decarboxylase has translation MTPFPSVSTAPVTGVGPRAARTLAAEFARHNAATSALVIGADHASAVVEAAVEALLPGDTLTLVAGERSTADLLRDHITGLGSWIADRVRIIDSLAEAEPADVVIVGEPLTGTAEETRLLLDSFAKYQKDGAVVAVATPAVPGRTGGAAAELFRQSALFGVGSELVVRNQPPLRIHKLRFTPADTAKAATLAPAYRPSSVPLTRGMHIDSNGVAAAGIALGLAAAARAARPKSKLWLLPALAAAPVAAFFRDPERDVPEDPGAVVAASDGRVLSVERLTEPRLGEGEFLRVAVFLSVLDVHVNRSPVAGRVTGYFVIDGGYANAMTAAAEHNVAAYTVLDTDHGTVGVVQRTGLIARRIVQRAPVGTLLARGERYGLIRFGSRTDVYLPADKAEATVAVGDKVIGASSVIARWK, from the coding sequence ATGACGCCGTTTCCCTCCGTCTCCACCGCCCCCGTGACCGGCGTCGGCCCGCGCGCCGCGCGCACCCTGGCCGCCGAGTTCGCCCGCCACAACGCGGCCACCTCGGCCCTGGTGATCGGGGCCGACCACGCCTCGGCCGTGGTCGAGGCGGCCGTCGAGGCGCTGCTGCCGGGCGACACGCTGACCCTCGTGGCCGGCGAGCGCAGCACCGCCGATCTGCTCCGCGACCACATCACCGGGCTCGGCAGCTGGATCGCCGACCGGGTCCGGATCATCGACTCGCTCGCCGAGGCGGAGCCGGCCGACGTGGTGATCGTCGGCGAGCCGCTGACCGGCACCGCCGAGGAGACCCGGCTTCTGCTCGACAGCTTCGCCAAATACCAGAAGGACGGCGCGGTCGTGGCGGTGGCGACCCCGGCGGTCCCCGGTCGCACCGGTGGGGCGGCAGCCGAGCTGTTCCGGCAGAGCGCGCTGTTCGGCGTGGGCTCGGAGCTGGTCGTCCGCAACCAGCCGCCGCTGCGCATCCACAAGCTGCGGTTCACCCCCGCCGACACGGCCAAGGCGGCGACGCTGGCCCCGGCCTACCGCCCGTCGAGCGTGCCGCTGACCCGGGGCATGCACATCGACTCCAACGGCGTCGCGGCCGCGGGCATCGCGCTCGGGCTGGCCGCGGCGGCCCGGGCGGCCCGCCCCAAGTCCAAGCTGTGGCTGCTCCCGGCGCTGGCGGCGGCTCCGGTGGCGGCGTTCTTCCGCGACCCCGAGCGGGACGTGCCGGAGGACCCGGGTGCGGTCGTGGCGGCCAGCGACGGCCGGGTGCTGTCCGTCGAGCGGCTGACCGAGCCGCGGCTGGGCGAGGGCGAGTTCCTGCGCGTCGCGGTCTTCCTGTCGGTGCTCGACGTGCACGTCAACCGGTCGCCGGTGGCGGGCCGGGTGACCGGCTACTTCGTCATCGACGGCGGTTACGCCAACGCGATGACGGCAGCGGCCGAGCACAACGTCGCGGCCTACACGGTGCTCGACACCGATCACGGCACGGTCGGCGTGGTCCAGCGCACCGGGCTGATCGCCCGGCGCATCGTGCAGCGGGCGCCGGTGGGCACTCTGCTGGCCCGGGGCGAGCGCTACGGGCTCATCCGGTTCGGCTCCCGCACCGACGTCTACCTGCCGGCCGACAAGGCCGAGGCCACGGTGGCGGTCGGCGACAAGGTCATCGGCGCGAGCTCGGTCATCGCCCGCTGGAAGTAA
- a CDS encoding PspC domain-containing protein: MTDHAVPPPPPQGTTPPAPDGPTWSRELLVRPRQGRYIAGVSGAIARATNTDPVLWRVVLAVLGVFGGFGVLVYLLGWLLIPAEGDTASPIESLLGRGRSGMAPVSVVLLSAAVVVVFAFVVNDGFRAAVLAAAVLVGGVLILRRNGRTWPTPAGRPGTAPPFGAPPFGTPPTGGPSMGEPPVAETPMGEPPLAEPPTAAWPPAAWPAGDHAAPSQPFAEPSTLGQPAAEPPTLGQPLAEPSTLGQPAAEQATLGQPGTEPSGAGQPEPPAGGPVTAPLPPRWEPPAGGYQPPFAPHGPFAQQATPPPYAPPPAPPKQPKPPKERSKLGRITFFGLVVVLGVLAAIDNGGASVPVSGYFAAALATIGLGLVVGAWFGRARGLIALAVIAVLGLGISSGVERFGGKVANSSYRPQTLGALADRYDFTIGNATLDLRSLDFTGQTQAVTIAMRVGQVRVLLPENVDTSVNVAMDGGRASLFGQEHDGKDLGTQEITDLGPDGKGGGTLQLSVQMDAGNVEVTR, translated from the coding sequence ATGACCGACCACGCTGTCCCGCCGCCCCCGCCGCAGGGCACCACCCCTCCGGCGCCGGACGGCCCCACCTGGTCCCGCGAGCTGCTGGTGAGGCCCCGGCAGGGCCGCTACATCGCCGGGGTCAGCGGGGCGATCGCCCGGGCCACCAACACCGACCCGGTGCTCTGGCGTGTCGTGCTCGCCGTCCTGGGCGTGTTCGGCGGTTTCGGGGTGCTGGTCTACCTGCTCGGCTGGCTGCTGATCCCGGCCGAGGGCGACACCGCCTCGCCGATCGAGTCGCTGCTGGGCCGCGGCCGCTCCGGGATGGCCCCGGTCTCCGTGGTGCTGCTGTCGGCCGCGGTGGTCGTGGTGTTCGCGTTCGTGGTCAACGACGGCTTCCGGGCCGCGGTGCTGGCGGCGGCCGTGCTGGTCGGCGGGGTGCTGATCCTGCGGCGCAACGGCCGGACCTGGCCCACGCCCGCGGGTCGTCCCGGCACCGCACCGCCCTTCGGCGCGCCGCCCTTCGGCACACCGCCGACCGGTGGGCCGTCGATGGGCGAGCCACCGGTGGCCGAGACCCCCATGGGCGAGCCTCCGCTGGCCGAGCCGCCGACCGCCGCCTGGCCGCCCGCTGCCTGGCCGGCCGGGGACCATGCCGCGCCGAGCCAGCCGTTCGCGGAGCCGTCGACCTTGGGACAGCCCGCCGCTGAGCCGCCCACCTTGGGCCAGCCCCTCGCAGAACCGTCGACCCTGGGCCAGCCCGCTGCGGAGCAGGCCACGCTTGGACAGCCCGGCACGGAGCCGAGCGGCGCGGGACAGCCCGAACCGCCGGCCGGCGGCCCGGTCACCGCCCCGCTGCCGCCACGCTGGGAGCCGCCGGCGGGGGGTTACCAACCGCCGTTCGCCCCGCACGGTCCCTTCGCGCAGCAGGCCACCCCGCCGCCGTACGCGCCGCCACCGGCCCCGCCGAAGCAGCCGAAACCGCCCAAGGAGCGCTCGAAGCTGGGCCGCATCACGTTCTTCGGGCTCGTCGTCGTGCTGGGTGTGCTGGCCGCGATCGACAACGGCGGAGCCAGTGTCCCGGTCTCCGGCTACTTCGCCGCGGCCCTGGCCACCATCGGGCTCGGACTGGTCGTGGGGGCCTGGTTCGGCCGGGCCCGCGGGCTGATCGCGCTGGCCGTCATCGCCGTGCTCGGGCTGGGCATCTCGTCCGGCGTCGAGCGGTTCGGCGGCAAGGTGGCGAACAGCTCCTACCGCCCGCAGACCCTCGGCGCGCTGGCCGACCGGTACGACTTCACGATCGGTAACGCCACCCTCGACCTGCGGTCGCTCGACTTCACCGGCCAGACCCAGGCGGTGACCATCGCGATGCGGGTGGGCCAGGTCCGGGTGCTGCTCCCCGAGAACGTGGACACCTCGGTGAACGTGGCCATGGACGGCGGCCGGGCCAGCCTGTTCGGCCAGGAGCACGACGGCAAGGACCTGGGTACCCAGGAGATCACCGATCTGGGCCCGGACGGCAAGGGCGGCGGCACGCTGCAGCTGTCCGTGCAGATGGACGCGGGCAACGTGGAGGTCACCCGATGA
- a CDS encoding ATP-binding protein, whose protein sequence is MIAGVAGGIARHLNVPVTGVRIALVVLLGFNGLGLLLYAVFWAVLPQQAPTGAPARRDRALLLPFGAIGLGVVLLQGLLFGGDGVAGTAGWLIALIAVGAGVIWHQSDPARRGHWADQASQTPWLAAVVAESDRRSFLLRFIGGGVLVAVGVIGVLAVYAPAGNWTTVFNGVIFALVGLLGVGVVVAPLLWRTFSQLRNEREGRIREQERAEVAAMIHDQVLHTLALIQRNSGDVTQVERLARGQERALRNWLYKPSASPTERFAAALEQAAAEVEDTYAISVETVVVGDTQCDERVAALVAASREALVNAARHAGVRTVSLYAEVEDAELSVFVRDRGAGFDPDAVEDTRHGVRGSIIGRMDRHGGKAVIRTAPGEGTEVRLTLPASRDSVAAGKENAR, encoded by the coding sequence GTGATCGCGGGAGTCGCCGGTGGGATCGCGCGGCACCTCAACGTACCCGTCACCGGGGTGCGCATCGCCCTGGTCGTGCTGCTCGGCTTCAACGGTCTGGGCCTGCTGCTCTATGCGGTCTTCTGGGCCGTGCTCCCGCAACAGGCGCCCACCGGCGCCCCCGCCCGGCGCGACCGCGCGCTGCTGCTTCCGTTCGGGGCCATCGGCCTGGGCGTGGTGCTGCTGCAGGGGCTGCTGTTCGGCGGCGACGGCGTGGCGGGCACGGCCGGCTGGCTGATCGCGTTGATCGCGGTGGGCGCCGGGGTGATCTGGCACCAGTCCGACCCGGCCCGGCGCGGGCACTGGGCGGACCAGGCGTCGCAGACCCCGTGGCTGGCCGCGGTGGTGGCCGAGAGCGACCGCCGGTCGTTCCTGCTGCGCTTCATCGGCGGCGGCGTGCTGGTGGCGGTCGGCGTGATCGGCGTGCTGGCCGTGTACGCCCCGGCCGGCAACTGGACCACGGTGTTCAACGGTGTCATCTTCGCCCTGGTCGGCCTGCTCGGGGTCGGTGTCGTGGTGGCGCCGCTGCTGTGGCGTACCTTCTCCCAGCTGCGCAACGAGCGCGAGGGCCGCATCCGGGAGCAGGAACGCGCCGAGGTCGCGGCCATGATCCACGATCAGGTGCTGCACACGCTGGCGCTGATCCAGCGCAACTCCGGCGACGTCACCCAGGTGGAGCGGCTGGCCCGCGGTCAGGAACGCGCCCTGCGCAACTGGCTCTACAAGCCGTCGGCCTCGCCGACCGAGCGGTTCGCCGCCGCGCTGGAACAGGCTGCCGCCGAGGTCGAGGACACGTACGCCATCTCGGTGGAGACGGTCGTCGTCGGTGACACCCAGTGCGACGAACGGGTGGCCGCGCTGGTCGCCGCCTCGCGCGAGGCGCTGGTCAACGCGGCGCGGCACGCCGGGGTACGCACGGTGTCGCTGTACGCCGAGGTCGAGGATGCCGAGCTGAGCGTCTTCGTCCGGGACCGCGGGGCGGGCTTCGACCCGGATGCGGTGGAAGATACCCGTCATGGCGTCCGGGGGTCGATCATCGGCCGGATGGACCGGCACGGCGGCAAGGCCGTGATCCGCACCGCGCCCGGTGAGGGCACGGAGGTACGCCTGACGCTGCCCGCCTCCCGCGACAGCGTCGCCGCCGGAAAGGAGAACGCACGATGA
- a CDS encoding response regulator transcription factor, with the protein MTEPVADQGRRLAVFLVDDHAMFRAGVRAELGVHVDVVGEAGSVTEAVSRIAATTPDVVLLDVHMPDGGGRAVLEAMRRTHPQVKFLALSVSDAAEDVIGLIRAGARGYVTKTISPDELAAAIRRVADGDAVFSPRLAGFVLDAFASRPDVPVADPELDQLTNREREVLRLLARGYAYKEIAKELYISIKTVETHVSNVLRKLQMSNRYELSRWAADRRLV; encoded by the coding sequence ATGACTGAGCCCGTTGCCGACCAGGGGCGCCGCCTGGCCGTCTTCCTCGTCGACGACCACGCGATGTTCCGGGCCGGGGTACGCGCCGAGTTGGGGGTGCACGTCGACGTGGTGGGCGAGGCCGGTTCGGTGACCGAGGCGGTCAGCCGGATCGCGGCCACCACGCCCGATGTCGTGCTGCTCGACGTCCACATGCCCGACGGGGGCGGCCGTGCGGTGCTGGAGGCGATGCGGCGTACGCATCCGCAGGTGAAGTTTCTGGCCCTGTCGGTCTCCGACGCGGCTGAGGACGTCATCGGCCTGATCCGCGCCGGCGCCCGGGGCTACGTCACCAAGACCATCTCCCCGGACGAGCTGGCCGCGGCGATCCGCCGGGTGGCCGACGGCGACGCGGTGTTCAGCCCGCGGCTGGCCGGGTTCGTGCTCGACGCGTTCGCCTCGCGCCCCGACGTGCCGGTGGCCGACCCCGAGCTGGACCAGCTCACCAATCGCGAGCGCGAGGTGCTGCGGTTGCTGGCGCGGGGCTATGCGTACAAGGAGATCGCCAAGGAGCTGTACATCTCCATCAAGACGGTGGAGACGCACGTGTCCAACGTCCTGCGCAAACTGCAGATGAGTAACCGTTACGAGCTGTCACGGTGGGCCGCTGACCGACGGCTTGTGTGA
- a CDS encoding ABC transporter substrate-binding protein produces the protein MFGKPWKVAVGATAIALLAAGCSSGGSDDSDSASNTIVVGIGEPQHLIPTNTTETSGAQVLAALFYPLVDFDDQNKPVTVAAESVASDDNKVWTVKLKPGFTFSNGEPVTADSYINAWNYGAYGPNAQLASYFFERIQGYADMQSVDPDEDGPKKAPEPKAKTLTGLKKVDDNTFTVTLSEPFAGWESVMGYSAFYPLPNAAFSAPGVIADGFEDAIIGNGPFKMKGTWQHDSQIEVAKVDGFKGTVPKVDGVTFKIYQDQKAEYADLTAGNVDVQTSIPIESLAAAPGDLGDRFQKSPSSSFQFVGFPTFQKEFSDVRVRRALSMAVNRQEMTDQIFLGSQKPATSFVSPAVAGFRENTCGANCQYNPTEAKTLYDQANGPKKIQITYNADGGHKAWVDAMCNQIKQSLPGVDCVGTGEPKFSDLLTKVEKKTPVGLIRLGWVMDYPLMENYLGPLYSTTGSSNYYGYSNKEFDNLVAEGSKAKTTDEAIATWQKAEDILARDMPVIPLRFGQNTYGFSEKVTNVKVDTQTRVDLYTIEVAS, from the coding sequence ATGTTTGGGAAGCCATGGAAGGTGGCGGTCGGCGCGACCGCCATCGCCTTGTTGGCCGCCGGATGTTCCAGCGGCGGGTCGGATGACAGCGACTCCGCCTCGAACACCATCGTCGTCGGTATCGGTGAGCCGCAGCACCTCATCCCGACCAACACGACGGAAACGAGCGGCGCGCAGGTTCTCGCTGCGCTGTTCTACCCGCTGGTCGACTTCGACGATCAGAACAAGCCGGTCACGGTGGCGGCCGAGTCCGTCGCCTCGGACGACAACAAGGTCTGGACGGTGAAGCTGAAGCCGGGCTTCACCTTCAGCAACGGCGAGCCGGTCACCGCCGACAGCTACATCAACGCCTGGAACTACGGTGCCTACGGCCCGAACGCCCAGCTGGCGTCGTACTTCTTCGAGCGCATCCAGGGTTACGCCGACATGCAGTCGGTCGACCCCGACGAGGACGGCCCGAAGAAGGCCCCCGAGCCCAAGGCCAAGACCCTCACCGGTCTGAAGAAGGTCGACGACAACACCTTCACCGTGACGCTGTCGGAGCCGTTCGCCGGCTGGGAGTCCGTCATGGGCTACTCGGCGTTCTACCCGCTGCCCAACGCCGCCTTCTCGGCCCCGGGCGTCATCGCCGACGGCTTCGAGGACGCGATCATCGGCAACGGTCCCTTCAAGATGAAGGGCACCTGGCAGCACGACTCGCAGATCGAGGTCGCCAAGGTCGACGGCTTCAAGGGCACGGTCCCGAAGGTCGACGGCGTGACCTTCAAGATCTACCAGGACCAGAAGGCCGAGTACGCCGACCTGACCGCCGGCAACGTGGACGTGCAGACCTCGATCCCGATCGAGAGCCTCGCCGCCGCCCCCGGTGACCTCGGCGACCGTTTCCAGAAGAGCCCGAGCTCGTCGTTCCAGTTCGTCGGCTTCCCGACGTTCCAGAAGGAGTTCTCGGACGTCCGCGTCCGTCGCGCCCTCTCGATGGCGGTCAACCGCCAGGAGATGACCGACCAGATCTTCCTCGGCTCGCAGAAGCCCGCCACCAGCTTCGTGTCCCCGGCCGTGGCCGGCTTCCGCGAGAACACCTGTGGCGCCAACTGCCAGTACAACCCCACCGAGGCCAAGACCCTGTACGACCAGGCCAACGGCCCGAAGAAGATCCAGATCACGTACAACGCCGACGGTGGCCACAAGGCCTGGGTCGACGCCATGTGCAACCAGATCAAGCAGTCGCTGCCGGGCGTGGACTGCGTCGGCACCGGTGAGCCGAAGTTCTCCGACCTGCTCACCAAGGTCGAGAAGAAGACGCCGGTCGGCCTGATCCGCCTCGGCTGGGTCATGGACTACCCGCTGATGGAGAACTACCTCGGCCCGCTGTACAGCACCACCGGTTCCTCGAACTACTACGGTTACAGCAACAAGGAGTTCGACAACCTGGTCGCCGAGGGCTCGAAGGCGAAGACGACCGACGAGGCCATCGCCACCTGGCAGAAGGCCGAGGACATCCTCGCCCGGGACATGCCGGTCATCCCGCTCCGCTTCGGTCAGAACACCTACGGCTTCTCCGAGAAGGTCACCAACGTCAAGGTCGACACCCAGACCCGCGTTGACCTCTACACCATCGAAGTTGCCAGCTGA
- a CDS encoding ABC transporter permease: protein MFRYIVRRLLQMVLTFFGATFIVYALMFANQDDPLQALAGERPLTENVRQALTERYHLDQPFIVQYWYYMKGLLTGDFGTSLTNRKIADMMTTAWPVTIRLALMAIVIAAAIALLAGVISGIRRGGIFDNVTLVLTLIILSLPIIVLAPLCQLIFGIKLGWFPPTAGAHPTFWALLMPAVVLGSLVVATELRVTRASVAENLRSDYVRTARAKGLSRKRVIGVHVLRNSLIPVVTLIGVDIGGLMSGAIVTEGVFNIPGVGFNLFRGIKTEDGPLVVGFVSILVIVFLVVNLLVDLLYAALDPRIRYE, encoded by the coding sequence ATGTTCCGCTATATCGTGCGGCGCTTACTGCAGATGGTTCTGACGTTCTTCGGGGCCACCTTCATCGTGTACGCGCTGATGTTCGCCAACCAGGACGACCCCCTCCAGGCGTTGGCGGGTGAACGGCCGCTGACCGAGAACGTCCGGCAGGCGCTGACCGAGCGCTACCACCTCGACCAGCCGTTCATCGTGCAGTACTGGTACTACATGAAGGGCCTGCTGACCGGCGACTTCGGTACCTCGCTGACCAACCGCAAGATCGCCGACATGATGACGACGGCATGGCCGGTCACGATCCGGCTCGCCTTGATGGCGATCGTCATCGCCGCAGCGATCGCTCTGCTCGCCGGTGTCATCTCCGGCATCCGGCGCGGCGGCATCTTCGACAACGTGACGCTGGTGCTCACGTTGATCATCCTGTCGCTGCCGATCATCGTGCTCGCGCCGCTGTGCCAGCTGATCTTCGGTATCAAGCTCGGCTGGTTCCCCCCGACGGCCGGCGCTCATCCGACGTTCTGGGCGCTGCTGATGCCGGCCGTGGTGCTGGGCAGCCTCGTCGTCGCCACCGAACTGCGTGTCACCCGTGCATCGGTGGCGGAGAACCTGCGCTCCGACTACGTTCGCACAGCCCGCGCGAAGGGTCTGTCCCGCAAGCGGGTGATCGGTGTGCACGTGCTGCGCAACTCACTCATTCCGGTCGTGACCCTCATCGGTGTCGACATCGGCGGTCTGATGTCCGGCGCGATCGTGACCGAAGGCGTGTTCAACATCCCCGGGGTCGGCTTCAACCTCTTCCGCGGCATCAAGACCGAGGACGGTCCGCTCGTGGTCGGGTTCGTCAGCATCCTCGTCATCGTCTTCCTGGTCGTGAACCTGCTGGTCGACCTGCTGTACGCCGCCCTCGACCCAAGGATTCGTTATGAGTGA
- a CDS encoding ABC transporter permease — protein MSDIDAVTAAAGPSGEAPTRARHQDKRDKPRSLAGDAWIDLRKSKIFWVAAVLVVIIVLMALFPSMFGAGDPRECILARQHHGASGNAFFGYDYQGCDVYARTIYGARNSLQIGLLATLLSGLIGLVFGLSAGYFGGWVDAILSRFIDVVLGIPTLLAAIVLAKRLSADPNSNGVVAVTLTLGVLGWTTAARIMRSSVIASKSQDYVAAARMLGAGPARLMTRHILPNSTAAFIVVLTLLLGANIASEATLSFLGIGLKGDAISWGISISESTAFVRTAPEPLIWPSIFLAVTVLAFIMLGDAIRDAFDPKLR, from the coding sequence ATGAGTGACATCGACGCCGTGACCGCCGCCGCGGGCCCCAGCGGCGAGGCCCCGACCCGGGCGCGACACCAGGACAAGCGCGACAAGCCGCGCAGCCTCGCCGGCGACGCCTGGATCGACCTGCGCAAGAGCAAGATCTTCTGGGTTGCCGCCGTCCTGGTGGTGATCATCGTGCTCATGGCGCTGTTCCCGTCGATGTTCGGAGCCGGGGATCCGCGCGAGTGCATCCTCGCCCGTCAGCACCACGGTGCCAGCGGCAACGCCTTCTTCGGGTACGACTACCAGGGCTGCGACGTCTACGCCCGGACCATCTACGGCGCCCGTAACTCGTTGCAGATCGGTTTGCTGGCGACGCTGCTGTCCGGCCTGATCGGGCTGGTCTTCGGCCTCTCCGCGGGTTACTTCGGCGGCTGGGTGGACGCGATCCTGTCGCGCTTCATCGACGTCGTGCTCGGCATCCCGACCCTGCTGGCCGCGATCGTGCTGGCCAAGCGGCTCTCGGCCGACCCGAACAGCAACGGTGTCGTCGCCGTCACGCTCACGCTGGGTGTGCTCGGCTGGACCACGGCGGCCCGCATCATGCGGTCCTCGGTGATCGCGTCCAAGAGCCAGGACTACGTGGCGGCGGCGCGCATGCTCGGTGCCGGTCCGGCCCGGCTGATGACCCGGCACATCCTGCCGAACTCGACGGCAGCCTTCATCGTGGTGCTGACCCTGTTGCTGGGGGCGAACATCGCCAGTGAGGCGACCCTGTCGTTCCTCGGCATCGGGCTCAAGGGCGACGCCATCTCGTGGGGCATCTCGATCTCCGAGTCGACCGCCTTCGTGCGGACCGCCCCCGAACCGCTGATCTGGCCGTCCATCTTCCTGGCCGTCACGGTGCTGGCCTTCATCATGCTCGGCGACGCCATTCGCGACGCCTTCGACCCGAAGCTGCGGTGA